One Maribacter cobaltidurans genomic window carries:
- a CDS encoding RidA family protein codes for MDISERLKELGLELPPAPPPAGLYRPILVVDNYLYVSGQGPVLKDGSLYKGRVGQDLDLAGGKLGARHVGLTMLSTIMTHFGEVDRIKRLVKTLGMVNCTPDFHDHPLVINGFSELMSEVLGAENGVGVRSAVGMMLPGGIAVEIEAMFELHK; via the coding sequence ATGGATATTTCAGAAAGATTAAAGGAATTGGGATTGGAGTTACCCCCTGCACCTCCGCCGGCCGGTCTCTACCGTCCTATTTTAGTTGTTGATAATTATCTCTACGTATCCGGTCAAGGACCGGTTTTAAAAGACGGATCTCTTTACAAAGGAAGGGTCGGGCAAGATCTGGATCTTGCTGGGGGAAAATTAGGTGCCAGACATGTAGGCCTAACGATGTTGTCCACCATTATGACTCATTTTGGTGAGGTAGACCGAATAAAAAGACTGGTCAAAACCTTGGGTATGGTCAACTGTACCCCAGATTTTCATGACCACCCTTTGGTAATCAATGGTTTTAGTGAACTCATGTCCGAAGTCCTTGGTGCAGAAAACGGGGTAGGTGTTCGAAGCGCTGTTGGTATGATGCTCCCTGGAGGCATTGCGGTTGAGATCGAGGCCATGTTCGAACTCCATAAATAA
- a CDS encoding aminotransferase class V-fold PLP-dependent enzyme, with amino-acid sequence MKKRDFIKHLGGAALFSPFLGMSQDSLSIPNKPYPLEEDAFWERIREDYNLKPDYINLENGYYNFIPKPTMEKYIRHIEMVNYEASYYMRTVQWENKDKVRDRLAGMVGASPEELIITRNTTESLDMIIGGYPWQRNDEAIFAEEDYGAMKDQFNLMAKKYGIVNKIVSLPNHPESDEEIVSLYESQITPKTRLLMVCHMVNITGQILPVKKICDMAHKHGVEVMVDGAHCVGHIDVNIAELGCDYYGSSLHKWLSVPLGSGMLFVAKPHIAKIWPLFADYSDDVPEIRRLNHTGTIPVHTDLSIDDAIDYLENIGLKRKEERLRYLQRYWSDAVRNMEHIVVNTPVEPHRSCGIANVGIANMKPADLAKSLLDEFNIFTVAIDYANVQGCRITPNIYTTTKELDAFVIALKTLANRV; translated from the coding sequence ATGAAAAAGAGAGATTTTATTAAGCATTTGGGAGGTGCCGCCCTATTTTCACCTTTTTTGGGAATGTCCCAAGACTCTTTGTCAATACCCAACAAACCCTATCCCTTGGAAGAAGATGCCTTTTGGGAGCGTATTCGGGAGGATTATAACTTAAAACCGGATTACATCAATCTGGAAAACGGATATTATAATTTTATACCCAAGCCTACTATGGAGAAGTATATTCGGCATATTGAAATGGTAAATTACGAAGCATCCTATTATATGCGAACCGTACAATGGGAAAACAAGGACAAGGTAAGAGACCGTTTGGCAGGCATGGTGGGAGCCTCCCCGGAAGAACTAATAATTACCCGGAACACTACGGAATCCTTGGACATGATCATTGGGGGGTATCCGTGGCAAAGAAACGACGAGGCCATCTTTGCGGAGGAGGATTATGGGGCAATGAAGGATCAGTTCAACTTGATGGCAAAAAAATATGGCATCGTCAATAAAATTGTTTCCTTGCCCAATCATCCGGAGTCCGATGAGGAGATTGTCTCACTTTATGAATCCCAGATTACACCTAAGACCAGACTACTAATGGTATGCCATATGGTAAACATTACGGGGCAAATCCTTCCTGTTAAAAAAATATGTGACATGGCCCATAAACATGGGGTAGAGGTTATGGTGGATGGGGCCCATTGTGTTGGTCATATCGATGTGAATATAGCGGAACTTGGTTGTGATTATTATGGCAGTAGTCTCCATAAGTGGTTGAGTGTACCCTTGGGCAGTGGCATGTTGTTTGTAGCAAAACCACATATTGCCAAAATTTGGCCACTTTTTGCCGATTATAGTGATGACGTACCTGAAATCAGAAGGCTTAACCATACAGGGACCATACCTGTGCATACCGATTTGTCCATAGACGATGCCATTGATTATTTGGAAAACATCGGCCTAAAAAGAAAGGAAGAAAGGCTCCGTTACTTGCAGCGGTATTGGAGCGATGCGGTCCGAAACATGGAACATATTGTGGTAAACACCCCTGTAGAACCCCACCGAAGCTGTGGTATTGCCAACGTGGGCATAGCGAACATGAAACCAGCGGACTTGGCCAAAAGCTTATTGGACGAATTCAACATATTTACCGTGGCGATTGATTATGCCAATGTTCAGGGATGTAGGATTACCCCAAATATTTATACGACCACCAAGGAATTAGATGCATTCGTTATTGCACTGAAGACTTTAGCAAACAGAGTTTAG
- a CDS encoding dipeptidase, translating to MFILDAHLDLSMNAMEWNRDLTWSVESIRASEKGMTDKPDRGKNTVSFDALRKGNIGICVATQIARYVKLGNNLPGWKSAHQAWAQTQGQLAWYRAMEDAGELSQITTKNQFNDHLNRWNEDKVHTPIGYILSLEGADSIINMDYLHKSYEDGLRAIGPAHYGPGTYAFGTDSIGGIGRKGKELLKEIQKLKLILDATHLCDQSFWETMEVYQGPIWASHNNCRKFVNHNRQFSDEQIKELIDRKAVIGMALDAWMMVPNWIRGKSTPESTGVSLEHTIQNIDHICQLSGNALHVGIGTDLDGGFGLEQSPKDIDTIADLQKIPSMLEKRGYTNEDIINIMHGNFVRFLQLHLPD from the coding sequence ATGTTTATCCTTGACGCACATTTAGATCTTTCCATGAATGCCATGGAATGGAATAGAGATCTCACTTGGTCGGTGGAATCCATCAGGGCAAGCGAAAAGGGCATGACCGATAAGCCCGACCGTGGAAAAAACACTGTCTCTTTTGATGCCCTAAGAAAAGGAAATATTGGTATTTGCGTAGCCACACAGATTGCCCGATATGTAAAACTAGGTAATAATTTACCCGGATGGAAATCCGCACATCAGGCATGGGCTCAGACCCAAGGACAACTAGCTTGGTATAGGGCCATGGAGGATGCCGGTGAGTTATCCCAAATCACTACTAAGAATCAATTCAATGACCATCTAAACAGGTGGAACGAAGATAAGGTGCATACTCCAATTGGCTATATTCTCAGTTTAGAGGGTGCGGATTCCATTATCAATATGGATTACCTGCACAAATCCTATGAAGATGGTCTACGGGCTATAGGACCCGCACATTACGGTCCTGGCACCTACGCTTTTGGAACCGATTCCATAGGAGGAATAGGTAGAAAAGGCAAGGAACTACTTAAGGAAATTCAAAAGCTGAAACTCATATTGGACGCTACCCATCTATGCGACCAAAGCTTCTGGGAAACCATGGAAGTCTATCAAGGGCCCATTTGGGCCAGCCATAATAACTGCAGAAAATTCGTAAATCATAACCGACAATTTTCAGATGAACAAATAAAGGAACTTATAGACAGGAAAGCGGTTATTGGTATGGCCTTGGATGCTTGGATGATGGTACCCAATTGGATCCGTGGAAAGTCTACCCCGGAGAGCACTGGAGTTTCCTTGGAGCACACCATACAGAACATTGACCATATCTGCCAATTATCCGGTAACGCCCTGCACGTGGGAATTGGTACCGATTTGGATGGAGGCTTCGGGTTGGAGCAATCCCCAAAGGACATAGACACTATTGCCGATCTCCAAAAAATTCCTTCAATGCTTGAAAAAAGAGGATATACCAATGAAGATATAATCAACATTATGCACGGTAATTTTGTACGGTTCCTTCAGCTTCATCTACCGGATTGA
- a CDS encoding acyltransferase family protein, with amino-acid sequence METTIRRYDLDWLRVIVFALLIFYHVGMFFVPWGWHIKNNVIYDWLKWPMLFLNQWRLPILFVISGMGTYYAFSKRNLGQFSWERIRRLGIPLIFGMIFIVPPQVYIERLAKHQFSGSYLDYFTSVAFKGVYPEGNISWHHLWFLPYLLVFSLLLAPLFLYLRNNHNRFSDWIKRIIGKPFGIYWFVVPLYLLEALVEPFFDITHALIDDWFNFSFSLVLFFYGFLLISTGGIFWKVVKELKFKALLIGVFTFMSQVFIWVFLEDGYVVHFTEALLKVVNIWSWILVLFGYAAKYLNHKSNALSYANRAVYPFYILHQTVTVVLAYFLMDLSWGLFPKASLLVLGTFGFSWLIYHFLILKIPLLQPFFGLKKKRPK; translated from the coding sequence ATGGAGACCACAATTAGGAGATACGACTTGGACTGGTTACGGGTTATCGTATTTGCATTGCTTATTTTTTATCATGTAGGAATGTTTTTTGTTCCTTGGGGATGGCATATCAAAAACAACGTAATTTACGATTGGCTAAAGTGGCCCATGCTATTTTTAAACCAATGGCGACTGCCTATATTATTTGTTATATCCGGCATGGGTACCTACTATGCCTTTTCAAAAAGAAATCTTGGCCAGTTCAGTTGGGAACGAATTAGAAGATTAGGGATCCCTCTTATATTCGGGATGATCTTCATTGTACCTCCTCAAGTTTATATAGAACGATTGGCCAAACACCAATTTTCAGGATCTTATCTTGATTATTTTACCTCGGTTGCCTTTAAGGGTGTATATCCGGAAGGCAACATAAGTTGGCACCACTTATGGTTCCTTCCTTATTTGCTAGTTTTCTCCCTCTTGTTGGCGCCATTGTTCCTTTACCTAAGAAATAACCACAACCGTTTTAGCGATTGGATCAAAAGAATCATTGGCAAACCTTTTGGTATCTATTGGTTTGTTGTGCCACTATATTTATTGGAAGCGTTGGTAGAACCTTTTTTTGACATAACCCATGCATTGATAGACGACTGGTTCAACTTTAGCTTTAGTTTGGTTTTGTTTTTTTACGGCTTTCTTTTGATTTCTACCGGAGGTATATTTTGGAAAGTTGTGAAGGAATTAAAATTCAAGGCACTTTTAATAGGTGTTTTCACCTTTATGAGTCAAGTTTTCATTTGGGTATTTCTGGAAGATGGATATGTGGTCCATTTTACAGAAGCATTGCTTAAAGTAGTGAATATATGGTCATGGATCTTGGTGCTATTTGGGTATGCGGCAAAATATTTAAACCATAAAAGCAATGCTCTTTCCTATGCCAATAGGGCCGTGTATCCCTTTTACATACTACATCAAACAGTCACCGTTGTTTTGGCTTACTTCTTAATGGACCTTTCTTGGGGACTATTTCCAAAGGCATCACTTCTTGTTTTGGGAACTTTTGGATTTAGCTGGTTGATATATCATTTCTTAATTCTAAAAATCCCGTTATTACAGCCTTTCTTTGGTTTGAAGAAGAAACGGCCTAAATAA
- a CDS encoding D-TA family PLP-dependent enzyme → MKGENWYRLKNTSKVNSPSLLVFKDRVIHNIKEMVRMIGDVNMLCPHIKTHKTAEIVQLQMDYGINKFKCATIAEAELLGKCKAPEVLLAMQPVGHNINRLISLIKAFPKTKFSAITDSDSIADQLAEMGKKNDLKINLYIDLNVGMNRTGIIPNDEAFNLYKQISNSGYLNILGLHVYDGHLRNPDFEARKQECDQAFDTVLELKERIVKANLPEPIIIAGGSPTFPIHCKRENVIASPGTTLLWDAGYGGLFPEMKFLPAAVLFTRIISKPKAGILCFDLGHKSIAPEMPFPRVEFLSLNHARQISQSEEHLVVEYDDLKVMEVGGEHYAIPIHICPTVAKYETLQIVENEEITEEWKVAARNHKISI, encoded by the coding sequence ATGAAAGGAGAAAATTGGTATCGGCTAAAGAATACTTCTAAGGTGAATTCACCATCCTTATTGGTTTTTAAGGATAGGGTAATCCATAACATTAAGGAAATGGTACGGATGATTGGCGATGTAAATATGCTGTGCCCTCATATAAAGACCCATAAGACTGCGGAAATTGTTCAACTACAAATGGATTATGGCATTAACAAATTTAAATGCGCCACCATTGCAGAAGCCGAGTTGTTGGGAAAATGCAAGGCTCCAGAAGTGCTTTTGGCCATGCAACCCGTAGGGCACAATATAAATAGGCTGATAAGCCTAATCAAAGCCTTTCCAAAAACCAAGTTTTCGGCCATAACGGACTCCGATTCAATTGCGGACCAATTGGCTGAAATGGGGAAAAAGAACGATTTAAAAATCAATCTTTACATCGATTTGAATGTTGGCATGAACCGCACCGGTATTATACCAAATGACGAGGCTTTTAATTTGTACAAACAGATTTCCAATAGTGGCTATTTAAATATCCTTGGGCTACACGTTTATGATGGTCATTTGAGAAATCCCGATTTTGAAGCGAGAAAACAGGAATGTGACCAGGCTTTTGATACTGTGCTGGAATTAAAGGAAAGGATTGTCAAGGCAAATCTGCCCGAACCCATTATCATTGCCGGAGGTTCCCCAACATTTCCCATTCACTGCAAGAGAGAAAATGTAATCGCTAGTCCCGGAACTACCCTATTATGGGATGCTGGATATGGCGGTCTTTTCCCCGAAATGAAGTTTCTGCCGGCGGCGGTTCTGTTTACAAGGATTATCAGCAAACCCAAGGCCGGCATACTATGTTTTGATTTAGGACATAAATCCATTGCACCTGAAATGCCCTTTCCCCGTGTGGAATTTTTAAGTTTAAATCATGCCCGACAAATTAGCCAATCTGAAGAGCATTTGGTAGTTGAGTACGATGATTTAAAAGTTATGGAAGTGGGCGGGGAACACTATGCCATACCCATACATATTTGTCCCACCGTTGCAAAATATGAGACCCTTCAAATAGTGGAAAACGAAGAAATCACTGAAGAATGGAAGGTAGCGGCACGTAACCATAAAATCTCCATTTGA
- a CDS encoding acylase encodes MKGVFYFAVFCLLMACGSKEIMNPEVEKWKAQAAEIEIIRDDFGVPHIYGKTDADAVFGLLYAQCEDDFNRVEQNYIWATGRLAEVEGEEAIYSDLRAKLFMTEAEAKTNYDKSPEWLKKLCDAFADGINYYLYTHPEVKPKLLTRFEPWMPMYFSEGSIGGDIERISTRKIESFYESGMELPEMELMKIKKQEEMAEPQGSNGIAISGKLTQSGNAMLLINPHTSFYFRGEVHVVSEEGLNAYGAVTWGQFFVYQGFNEKTGWMHTSTYTDVMDEFKETIVKNDGNLFYQYGEELRPIDSTTVTLKYKTDTGMQERTFPMYRTHHGPITHAVEGQWTASAMMWEPVKALEQSFVRTKKDGYEAFREMMDIRTNSSNNTVYADAEGNIAYFHGNFVPKRDVSFDYSQPVDGSNPQTDWQGLHTVDENILVLNPENGWIQNCNSTPYTSAAEFSPKKEEYPYYMSKDQENFRGIHAIELLTDRKGYTIDSLIQLAHDPYLPAFKVLIPDLIQTYDDNINKEDKISKPIEVLRNWDFKTSKESIPMTLAHYYGTLVYQRMNRPEGLSSMELLEHWIENGDYVGKFQLLLEAIEVLEKDFGTWQMPWGEVNRYQRLNGDIVQTFSDSLPSVGVGFASGTWGALAAYGARYTTPGAKKIYGTRGNSFAAVVEFGDKVTAKTILAGGQSGDPKSPHFDDQTERYINVNWKDAAYYRDDVLKRAQKTYHPGETK; translated from the coding sequence ATGAAAGGTGTATTTTACTTTGCCGTATTTTGTCTATTGATGGCCTGCGGGTCCAAGGAAATAATGAATCCCGAAGTTGAAAAATGGAAGGCCCAAGCGGCGGAAATAGAAATTATTCGGGATGATTTTGGGGTGCCCCACATTTATGGTAAGACCGATGCGGATGCCGTCTTTGGACTGTTATATGCCCAGTGTGAGGATGATTTCAATCGAGTAGAGCAAAATTATATTTGGGCCACGGGCAGGCTGGCGGAAGTGGAAGGAGAGGAAGCCATTTATAGTGACTTAAGGGCGAAACTTTTTATGACCGAAGCAGAGGCCAAAACCAACTATGACAAAAGTCCCGAATGGTTAAAAAAGCTCTGTGATGCTTTTGCCGATGGTATTAATTACTATTTGTACACGCACCCGGAAGTAAAGCCAAAATTATTGACCCGATTTGAACCTTGGATGCCCATGTATTTTAGTGAAGGCAGTATCGGTGGGGATATCGAACGTATTTCTACACGAAAAATTGAGTCTTTTTATGAGAGTGGGATGGAACTTCCTGAAATGGAATTGATGAAGATAAAGAAGCAGGAAGAAATGGCCGAGCCTCAGGGCTCCAACGGCATAGCCATATCGGGTAAATTAACACAATCAGGGAACGCCATGTTGCTGATCAATCCGCATACTTCCTTTTATTTTAGGGGCGAGGTTCATGTGGTAAGCGAGGAAGGCCTAAATGCTTATGGTGCGGTTACTTGGGGGCAATTTTTTGTATATCAAGGGTTTAATGAAAAAACAGGTTGGATGCATACCTCCACGTATACGGATGTGATGGATGAGTTCAAGGAAACCATCGTTAAGAATGATGGAAACCTGTTTTATCAATATGGTGAGGAGCTCCGGCCAATAGATTCCACTACGGTTACCCTAAAATATAAAACGGACACAGGAATGCAAGAACGCACATTCCCCATGTACCGTACACACCATGGACCCATTACACATGCGGTGGAAGGACAATGGACCGCCTCTGCCATGATGTGGGAACCTGTAAAGGCCTTGGAACAGTCTTTCGTTAGAACTAAAAAGGACGGTTATGAAGCATTCAGGGAAATGATGGACATTCGAACCAATTCATCCAACAATACGGTCTATGCTGATGCCGAAGGAAATATTGCCTATTTCCATGGGAACTTCGTGCCCAAAAGGGATGTCAGCTTTGATTACTCGCAGCCAGTGGATGGAAGTAATCCTCAAACCGATTGGCAAGGACTTCATACCGTTGATGAAAATATTCTGGTACTGAACCCGGAAAATGGATGGATACAGAATTGTAACTCCACACCCTATACCTCAGCGGCGGAATTCAGTCCTAAAAAAGAGGAGTATCCCTACTATATGTCCAAAGACCAGGAAAACTTTAGGGGGATACATGCTATTGAATTATTGACTGATCGGAAAGGGTATACCATTGATAGCCTCATTCAATTGGCCCATGATCCGTATTTACCTGCTTTTAAAGTTTTAATACCAGATTTGATCCAAACTTATGATGACAATATCAATAAAGAGGATAAAATAAGTAAACCTATAGAAGTATTGCGAAACTGGGATTTTAAGACATCTAAAGAATCGATACCTATGACATTGGCCCATTATTATGGCACTTTGGTTTACCAGCGTATGAATAGACCAGAGGGATTATCTTCAATGGAATTATTAGAACATTGGATTGAAAATGGCGACTATGTTGGAAAGTTCCAATTGTTGTTAGAAGCTATTGAGGTTTTAGAAAAGGACTTTGGTACTTGGCAAATGCCTTGGGGGGAAGTCAACCGCTACCAGCGTTTAAACGGCGATATCGTACAGACTTTCAGCGATAGTTTACCCAGTGTTGGGGTGGGTTTTGCATCAGGGACATGGGGAGCTTTGGCCGCTTATGGAGCTAGATATACTACCCCAGGAGCCAAAAAAATCTATGGCACCCGAGGTAATAGTTTTGCGGCCGTAGTAGAGTTTGGGGATAAGGTAACCGCAAAAACCATTTTGGCAGGCGGTCAAAGTGGTGACCCCAAATCACCTCATTTTGATGATCAAACGGAGCGATATATCAATGTTAATTGGAAGGACGCCGCCTATTACAGGGACGATGTGCTTAAAAGGGCACAAAAAACATATCATCCTGGGGAAACCAAATAA
- a CDS encoding carbon-nitrogen hydrolase, producing the protein MSKNYKVAVVQLNLNNTAEENRKKCVEWIKKAAHQGAEVICLPELYSSHYFCQSEDVENFSIAEPLGDISFTAFSNLAKELGVVIIVPFFEKRMSGIYHNSAYIIDTDGSQAGLYRKMHIPDDPHFYEKFYFTPGDLGFQSISTQKGNIGTLICWDQWYPEAARLTALKGAEVLFYPTAIGWHPSEKAQYGENQYGAWMNVMKGHAVANGIFVAAANRIGLEQYIPDTDGIEFWGKSFICGPQGEILALASHDKEEILMAEVDLSLQENVRQNWPFFRDRRIDAFGDLTKRALD; encoded by the coding sequence ATGTCCAAAAATTATAAAGTAGCTGTAGTTCAGCTCAATTTGAATAATACTGCCGAGGAAAATCGGAAAAAATGTGTGGAATGGATCAAGAAAGCGGCCCATCAAGGTGCCGAAGTTATCTGCCTTCCGGAACTCTATAGCAGCCATTACTTTTGTCAAAGTGAGGATGTGGAAAACTTCTCGATAGCCGAACCTCTTGGCGATATTTCCTTTACTGCTTTTAGCAACTTGGCCAAGGAATTGGGAGTCGTTATCATTGTTCCCTTCTTTGAAAAGCGGATGTCCGGTATCTATCACAATAGCGCCTATATCATCGATACCGATGGAAGCCAAGCAGGCTTGTATCGTAAAATGCACATCCCGGATGATCCTCACTTTTATGAAAAATTTTACTTTACACCTGGAGACCTTGGTTTTCAATCCATAAGTACGCAAAAGGGAAATATTGGTACGTTGATCTGTTGGGACCAATGGTATCCAGAAGCGGCCCGTTTAACCGCATTAAAGGGCGCCGAGGTTCTGTTCTACCCCACCGCGATTGGATGGCATCCTTCTGAAAAGGCCCAATATGGGGAAAACCAGTACGGGGCATGGATGAACGTGATGAAAGGGCATGCCGTTGCCAATGGTATTTTTGTGGCGGCCGCAAACAGGATCGGGTTGGAACAATATATACCGGATACGGATGGAATCGAGTTTTGGGGAAAATCCTTTATCTGTGGTCCCCAAGGGGAGATTCTGGCCTTGGCCTCCCATGACAAGGAAGAAATCCTTATGGCCGAAGTGGATTTGTCCCTTCAGGAAAATGTACGACAAAACTGGCCTTTTTTTAGGGACAGACGTATTGATGCATTTGGAGATCTCACCAAAAGGGCTTTGGACTAG
- a CDS encoding agmatine deiminase family protein encodes MGKRRFPAEWERQKGVLLCFPHNGKDWPGKYEAIQWAFVEFIKKVSLFETVFLVVAHESLKEKVSDLLLMASVDLDRVSFIIHKTNRSWMRDSGPIIVKNNGKLEAINFNFNGWAKYNNWQLDKHVPAVVSDFLKVPLTQATYKGNKVILEGGALEVNGKGTLITTEECLLHPSIQVRNASYTKADYEAVFQEYLGITNTIWLGEGVIGDDTHGHVDDLCRFVNADTVVTVVETNKAHKNYKTLQDNVERLCSSRLENGKPLTIVELPMPKPIIFEALELPASYANFLIINGAVLVPTFNDSNDRIALNILAECFPDREVIGINCIDLIWGFGTLHCLSQQIPE; translated from the coding sequence ATGGGTAAAAGAAGATTTCCAGCGGAATGGGAGCGACAGAAAGGTGTTTTATTGTGCTTTCCGCACAATGGCAAAGATTGGCCTGGGAAGTATGAAGCCATTCAGTGGGCTTTTGTAGAGTTCATTAAAAAAGTTTCCCTTTTTGAAACCGTATTCTTAGTTGTTGCCCATGAATCCTTAAAGGAAAAAGTATCCGACCTACTGCTCATGGCTTCGGTTGACCTTGATAGAGTTTCATTTATCATCCATAAAACCAACCGAAGTTGGATGCGCGACTCCGGACCTATTATCGTTAAGAATAATGGAAAATTGGAAGCGATAAATTTTAATTTCAACGGATGGGCCAAGTACAACAATTGGCAATTGGATAAACATGTGCCTGCCGTAGTTTCAGATTTTTTGAAAGTCCCGCTGACTCAAGCGACTTACAAGGGAAATAAAGTTATTTTGGAAGGTGGTGCCTTGGAAGTCAATGGAAAAGGTACGTTGATAACTACCGAAGAATGTCTTTTACATCCTTCAATTCAGGTTCGGAATGCAAGTTATACAAAAGCCGATTATGAAGCTGTATTCCAAGAATATTTGGGAATAACCAATACGATTTGGTTGGGAGAAGGGGTCATCGGGGATGACACACATGGCCATGTAGATGATTTGTGCCGATTTGTAAATGCCGATACTGTAGTGACCGTGGTTGAAACAAATAAGGCGCACAAAAACTATAAAACACTTCAAGATAATGTAGAACGACTCTGTTCTTCTAGGTTGGAAAATGGGAAACCTTTAACAATTGTAGAATTACCGATGCCAAAACCCATCATTTTCGAAGCATTGGAATTGCCAGCGAGTTATGCTAATTTCTTAATTATTAACGGTGCTGTTTTGGTCCCCACCTTCAATGATTCCAATGACCGAATCGCACTGAACATTTTAGCGGAGTGCTTCCCTGACCGAGAAGTCATCGGTATCAACTGTATCGATTTAATTTGGGGCTTTGGGACATTGCACTGCTTAAGCCAACAAATACCGGAATAA
- a CDS encoding gluconate:H+ symporter has translation MPLLIVVLGILLLFLLVAKFKLNGFISFVLVSLFVGIAEGMAPIAVVSSIQKGIGNILGFLVLILGLGAMLGKLVAESGAAQRITTKLVEKFGKKNIQWAVVLTGFIVGIPMFYSVGFVILVPLVFTIAAATGLPLLYVGLPMLASLSVTHGYLPPHPAPTAIAATFNADISKTLLYGIIVAIPAIVVAGPFLSRTMKNIKASPLKELMNPTILSDDEMPGTGISIVTALLPVILMAIAAIAALFLPADSVLRSILVFCGDPVMAMLISVLVAIYTLGLARGKKMKEVMDTVGDAVKGITMVLLIIAGAGALKQVLIDSGVSEYIGEALSGSSISPLILAWLIATIIRVCVGSATVAGLTAAGIVLPLIEGTGASAELMVLAIGSGSLMLSHVNDSGFWLFKEYFNLSIKDTLKSWTVMETTVGVMGLIGVLILNQFI, from the coding sequence ATGCCTTTACTAATCGTAGTCCTAGGAATTCTTCTATTGTTTCTCTTAGTCGCAAAATTTAAGCTCAACGGGTTTATATCCTTTGTTTTAGTATCCCTATTTGTTGGAATTGCAGAAGGAATGGCGCCCATTGCCGTTGTTAGTTCCATCCAAAAAGGAATCGGGAATATTCTTGGTTTTCTTGTGTTGATTTTAGGGCTTGGCGCCATGTTGGGAAAGTTGGTCGCAGAGAGTGGGGCCGCACAACGGATTACCACAAAATTGGTGGAGAAATTTGGGAAAAAGAATATTCAATGGGCCGTAGTTTTAACCGGTTTCATTGTGGGAATACCTATGTTCTATTCCGTGGGTTTTGTGATTTTGGTTCCTCTTGTGTTTACTATTGCCGCGGCAACGGGTTTACCCCTATTGTATGTAGGTTTGCCTATGCTGGCCTCACTTTCGGTAACACATGGATATTTACCTCCGCATCCTGCCCCAACGGCAATTGCGGCAACCTTCAATGCGGATATTAGCAAAACCTTGTTATATGGTATTATTGTAGCCATACCAGCCATAGTAGTAGCGGGGCCCTTTCTTTCAAGAACAATGAAGAATATCAAGGCTTCGCCCTTAAAGGAGTTGATGAACCCTACCATACTTAGTGATGATGAAATGCCCGGGACAGGCATCAGTATTGTTACGGCCTTACTCCCAGTAATATTAATGGCCATTGCGGCCATTGCCGCTCTTTTTCTCCCTGCCGATTCCGTCCTTAGGTCCATTTTGGTTTTTTGCGGAGACCCTGTTATGGCCATGTTGATTTCGGTTTTAGTTGCCATTTATACCTTGGGTTTGGCCCGTGGCAAAAAAATGAAGGAAGTTATGGATACCGTTGGTGACGCCGTTAAGGGCATTACTATGGTTTTGTTGATCATTGCTGGAGCTGGGGCCCTAAAACAGGTATTAATCGATAGTGGTGTGAGCGAATATATTGGTGAGGCTCTTAGCGGTTCTTCAATTTCACCTCTAATTTTGGCTTGGCTTATAGCTACGATTATCAGGGTTTGTGTGGGGTCTGCCACCGTCGCCGGATTGACAGCGGCAGGTATTGTTTTACCACTGATTGAAGGAACCGGGGCCAGTGCAGAACTCATGGTCTTGGCCATTGGATCAGGAAGCCTTATGCTTTCCCATGTCAATGATAGCGGATTTTGGTTGTTCAAAGAATATTTCAACCTCTCCATAAAGGACACTCTTAAATCCTGGACAGTAATGGAAACTACGGTTGGCGTCATGGGGTTGATTGGGGTATTGATTTTAAATCAGTTTATTTAA